ATGTCCAGGAAATGCGACCGCACCAGGTCGAGGTCCGCAGTCAGCTTGAGTTGTATGAACGGCTGGGAGCGAATTGCCTCCCGTATCGCATCCGTCACGACGCTTCCGCACGGAGGTCTCTGAGCGCCGGCTGCCGCGCATATGGCGCAGAGCAGATGGTGAGCTCTCAGCTCGAACACTTCTCCGTCAGCGCGCGTCTTGGCTTCGCTGGTGGAACATTTGGCAGTCATAGGCGGACCTACTGTGTTGAGCATTTGTCTAGGCTGCGGCGGAGGCGCGGGGACTCGAACCCCGGGCCAAAGAATAGCGCACATGGGCATCTGCGCGCGTATCCCGAGACATGGTTCTCGCGCTTCGGTCTCCCCCTCAGCCCGCCAGAGCCCTGATCCATCTCCGGAGCTGTCGCTTGATCTCTTCCCACGACAGATCCCGAAGCATCATGGGCTCAGGCTCCTCATCCGCATCGTCGAAGTATGTCAGCCCCACGAGCACATGCCCGATGTCATCCACCGAGTACTTCCGGCGGTAGAGTGCGAGCAGTTCCTCGATCGGCTTGTGTTCGAGCGCAATGGCGTAGATGTCAACGAAGTCCTTCCGAGCCCCTCGCTGAGCGATCGCGGCGAGTTTCATGCAGGCGAGGTCGTCAAGAGAAGCCAACTCGACAGAGAACTCAGGCCACTTGCCGGGCGAGCCTATGTCGGGATAGGGGTATTCGAAGAAGCTCACCTGAACGCCCTTGACCACTCCGTGGAGCGTTCCGCGTGCTATCCGGGCATTCTCGAGAGGCAGGTCGGCTCTTCTCGCCAGTTCCGCGAGCACGAGCGGGTCGTCTATCGGGGTACGCGCGAACCAGTCGAAATCCACGGATCTCCGATGGCCCAGGTGCAGCGCGACGGCAGTGCCGCCGCCGAGGTAGAACCCGTTTGCGGTCGAGAACGCAGCCAGGGCGGGCAGTATTGAGCGTTGCGCCTCGCTGAGAACTTCATCGTGGAAGCTCACGGCGTGCCCTCCTGTGCCAACTCGACTGCCGCGCCTTCATGACCCATTCATCAACTGACGAAGCCGGCAAGTCCAGGATGAGTCCCCAGAACCTGAGCTTGCGAGAATCGAGTTTGCCGCCGCCCTCTGCCAGCATCCAGTCGCGAATCGCCATATCGCCCACGGCGCCGCGAAGCCA
The sequence above is a segment of the Armatimonadota bacterium genome. Coding sequences within it:
- a CDS encoding nucleotidyl transferase AbiEii/AbiGii toxin family protein, whose protein sequence is MSFHDEVLSEAQRSILPALAAFSTANGFYLGGGTAVALHLGHRRSVDFDWFARTPIDDPLVLAELARRADLPLENARIARGTLHGVVKGVQVSFFEYPYPDIGSPGKWPEFSVELASLDDLACMKLAAIAQRGARKDFVDIYAIALEHKPIEELLALYRRKYSVDDIGHVLVGLTYFDDADEEPEPMMLRDLSWEEIKRQLRRWIRALAG